In Corynebacterium sp. P4-C1, the sequence TAGAGGGTCTTGTCCAGCCGCACCCAGCACGGCTCACCGGAAGGGTTCCACTCGCCGCATCCGATGGGAAGCCAATTCGCCTCGTCGGCGTGGTCTTCGTTGGCGGAGATCAGCAGCCCCAGGACATCGTGGTGGTCGCGCCCCACGACGAGCAGAGCCCTTTCACGCAGCGGAACAGTCGGAATGTTGAACCATACCACTTCGCCGGGTTCGGCTTGCCCGTCCATGTCAGGGGCGTAGAAGATGTTGCGTGAGATCTCCCCGGTGGGCACGACGCGCGCCCGGGCGGCACGGCGGCGTTGGCTGGTGGGGGAGTTGCCCATGCGGTCGTTGAGGATCTCCAGCCCCTGGTCGAGCGCCGTCGTCCTATCGGCAAACCGCCGTAAGAATTTCATTGTGTAGTCCTAGAGTTCCAGGCGCTCAATATTCGCGCGCAGATCGGCCAGCGCCTCTGGCTCGCCGTTGTGGCGCGCGAAGCGGGTTTGGGCCAGGGCCTGCTGGGTGAGCGCGCGCCAGTGGTCGGCGCTGAGGGGGAGCCGATTGGCCTGGCAGTAGTTGTACATGCCCAAGCATTGATCGAGAACGTCGTTTTCCTCGGCTGTCATGGTCAGCCGGTCCACGATGAACACGGGAAGGGCCGCTGCCGGTTCGCCGCCGAATTTCTGGATCAACCGTTGCTGCGGCGGAAGTTGCCGTTTCTGGGCGGAGCTAAAGATCATCTGTTGGCCCATGGCGACGAGACCGAAAACAAAGGCGGCGAAAGCGGCACCGATGCCGGCCAGGACGGCATCGAGGTTGGGGATCACCGCACCGGCCGCGATAGCGATCACGGAGATGACGGCGCAGGTCGCCGCCAAGACTGAACACGACGTGGCCATGCCCGAGGTCTTCCGGGCGGGCGGCGCGGGTGCGACGGGCTCGATGAAGCGGATGAACTCGTCGTAGGTGCGGAAGGTGTGCGCGTTGGTGCCGTCCATGAGCTGGTCGAGGTTCTGGGGCAGCACGAAGCGGCTGAAGTCTTTCGGGAACAGTTCGGTCGACGCCTGCCAGTCGCGGCGCACCGGTTGCGCACCGAGCCACGGACTGTTGTCGTTCATTGCAGCCTCCCTTTCTGCTGCATACTTTAGCGCGTGACGGCGATTGCCCTCCGGCAGTGCGCTCACGGTATGGTGACCTTAGTTTTTCAGGAGGGATGGCGATGGCGAAGACGAGCACCAATTTCGCGTTGACGACGTTCACGGATCCGGCGCAGATCCGGAATTTCTGCATCATCGCGCATATCGACCACGGCAAATCCACCCTCGCGGACCGGATCCTCCAGTTGTCCAACGTGGTCGAGGCGCGCGACATGCGCGACCAGTACCTCGACAACATGGATATCGAGCGCGAGCGCGGCATCACGATCAAGGCCCAGAACGTTCGCCTGCCGTGGACCACGAAGGACGGCCAGCAGACGATTCTGCAGATGATCGACACCCCGGGCCACGTGGATTTCTCGTACGAGGTGTCGCGTTCGCTCGACGCGTGCGAAGGCGCCATTCTGCTTGTCGACGCAGCCCAGGGCATCGAGGCCCAGACCCTCGCCAACCTGTACATGGCGATGGAGAACGACCTCGAGATCATCCCGGTGCTGAACAAGATTGACCTGCCCGCCGCCGACCCAGAGAAGTACGCGGGAGAGATCGCCCACATCATCGGCTGTGAGCCGGAGGAAGTCCTGCGCGTATCCGGTAAAACCGGCGAAGGCGTGGCGGAGCTCCTGGACAAGGTCGTCGAGCTGATTCCGCCGCCGACGTCTCTTGCCGAAGAGGGGGCCGACGCGCCGGCCCGCGCGCTCGTCTTCGACTCCGTCTACGACACGTTCCGCGGCGTGGTCACCTACATCCGCATGATCGACGGCAAGCTCGAGTCAGGCCAGAAGGTGACCATGATGAACACTGGTGTCACCCACGACATCCTCGAGATCGGCATTGTCTCCCCGACGATGCAGAAGACGAAGGGGCTCGGGCCCGGCGAGGTCGGCTACCTCATCACCGGCGTGAAGGATGTCCGCGAGACCCGTGTCGGCGACACCGTCACCTGGGCTTCCAAGGGTGCCTCCGAACCCCTCGCCGGCTTCGAGGACGTGAAGCCGATGGTGTATTCGGGCCTGTTCCCGGTGTCCCAGGAGGACTTCCCGACGTTGCGCGAGAGCTTGGAGAAGCTTCAGCTTAACGACGCCTCCCTCACCTGGGAGCCGGAGACTTCCGTCGCCCTCGGCTTCGGTTTCCGCTGCGGCTTCCTTGGCCTGCTGCACATGGAGATCACCCGCGACCGCCTTGAGCGCGAGTTCGATCTCGACCTGATCTCCACCGCGCCGTCCGTCACGTACCGCGTCATTGCGGAGGATGGCTCCGAGTCCTTGGTGCACAACCCTTCCGACTGGCCGGGCGGGAAACTGCAGGAAATCTACGAGCCGGTCGTGAATATGACGCTCATCGTCCCGCAGGAATTCGTGGGCGCCACCATGGAGCTGTGCCAGTCCAAGCGCGGCCAGATGAAGAATATGGAGTACCTCTCTGAGGAGCGCGTCGAGCTGCGCTACATCATGCCGCTCGGCGAGATCATCTTCGACTTCTTCGACATGCTCAAATCCCGCACGAAGGGCTACGCCTCCCTTAACTACGAGGAAGCCGGTGAGCAGCCCGCCGACCTTGTCAAGGTGGATATCCTTCTGCAGGGCGACCCGGTCGATGCCTTCTCCGCCATCGTCCACCGCGATTCCGCCCAGTGGTACGGCAACAAGATGACCAAGAAGCTGAAGGAATTGATTCCCCGCCAGCAGTTCGAGGTTCCTGTGCAGGCGGCCATCGGCTCCAAGATCATCGCCCGCGAGAATATCCGCGCGCTGCGCAAGGACGTCTTGTCCAAGTGCTACGGCGGCGATATTTCCCGTAAGCGTAAGCTGCTGGAAAAGCAGAAGGCCGGTAAGAAGCGCATGAAGTCGATTGGTTCCGTCACGGTGCCCCAGGAAGCATTCGTCGAGGCCCTGTCCACCGACGAGGAATAGTTTTTCAGGTATACCTGAAAAACTATTCCAGGTCTGCGAGTTTTTCAGGTATACCTGAAAAACATGAGGGCTTTTCCGCGAGACGACTACCTAGATTTTCTCCGCCGCGTTCACGAACGAGACTTGGTGCGAATCATCACCGGTGTGCGCCGCTGCGGCAAGAGCACGCTACTTGAGCTGTACCGGGAAGAACTCGTGGCCTCAGGAGCGGACCCGCGGTCGATCCTGACCATCAACTTCGAGGATGCCGCCAACGACGCTTTGCGCTCACCTGATGCGTTTCTCCTTCATGTTCTCGAGCAGGTCGAAGTGAATTCTGTCCGGTATCTCCACGTCGACGAGGTTCAAGAGCTAGGTGACTGGTCCCGTGTAGTCAATTCATTGCGGGTGAATCCCGGTCTCGAAATATGCGTCACGGGATCAAATGCCACGATGTTCTCCGGTGAGTCGTTGACGTACCTCGCCGGCAGGTATATCGAGCTCCATATGCTCCCCCTGTCGCTCGCCGAGTTCCGGAGATTCAGGAAGGATTCGGGCAGCAGCGCGGAGGCGTATCGGACGTGGATGGATATCGGTGGGTTTCCAGCGGCAGTGCTGGCTGGGGACCCGGACATCACAGACCAGATCAATTCCAGCCTGTTCGATTCGATCTTCACCCGGGACATCGCCACCCGCGGCCAGATCCGCGACACCGAAGTCTTCCTTCGCGTGGCGCGCTTCGTTTTCGATAACGCGGGATCCCCGTTGTCGACCAACAAAATCAGTAGCCATTTGAAGAGCCAGGGCTACTCCTCCTCGCCGGAGTCGGTCGACCGCTACCTAGGGTTGATGGAAGATGCCCACTTGATATACCGGTGCTCCCGGTACGATACCCAGGGAAAACAGTGGTTGAAAACGAACGGGAAGTTCTATTTCGTCGACCCCGGTCTCCGGACTGCTCTCCTCGGATCGCGGGATGTGAACCGGGGGCACGATCTGGAGAACATGGTTTACCTGGAATTGAGGAGACGCCGGTACCGGGTCTCCACCGGGCATTCGAAAAACGCAGAGATTGATTTCGTGGCCACGCGGGGCAAGGATACGGCTTTCATCCAGGTGGCGTACTCCACCGATGATGCGTCGACGCTCGAGCGCGAGCTGCGCCCCTTGGCGGCAAACGCGGACCGCGCCCGCACCTATCTGATCACTGCTGACCGGATTCCTCCCTCCACGGGCTCCGTGACATGGATTGATGCATTTGAATTCCTTGCCGGAGCACCCCTCGACTGACCCCCTTATACTCGGGTCGTGTTTTCAACGATCATTCCGCCGAACGCGTCCACCCGTGAGCATGAGTTAAAGGTGCCGTGGGACCGGACAAACTCGGATCTCGGCACGTTCACGCTCTTTGCGCGCGAGCTGTACACGGACGAGTCCCTTCCGCCCCTGTTGTTCCTGCAGGGCGGTCCGGGCAATCCGGCGCCGCGCATGGTGCAGGGATGGATCCCGGAGGCGCTCAAGCACTACCGCGTTTTTCTTCTCGACGAACGCGGCACCGGCCGGTCCGGCAAGATCGACAAGGGCACCCCGGACCTCATCCGCCCAGAGATCCTGTCGAAATTGCGCTGCCCGGACGTGGTGGCGGACGCGGAAGATCTGCGGCGCCATCTCGGATTCGAGACGTGGGACGTGCTGGGTAATTCCTTCGGCGCGTTGTGCGTGGGCGCCTATCTATCGTTCGCTCCGGAAGGACTCGGAAGGGCATTTCTCACCGGCGCTCTTCCCCACATCGGCTGGACCCCGGACGAGTATAATGAGATCACGCTGAATCTCGTCGATAAGCGCTGCCAAGAGTTCTACGACGCTGTTCCCTTCGCCGAGGAGAACGTCCGAAAAGTGTGCGCGCACCTGCAAGAAACAGACGAATTCTTGCCGACGGGGGAGAAACTCTCCGCGAACCGCTTCCGTTTCATCGGCGTGGCGTTGGGCGCAGAATTCGGCTTCACCATGCTGGCTAACCTGCTGGAATCACCCTTCTACGAACACGAAAAGCGGCTCCGAAAGGATTTTCTCGCCCAGGTCAGCGGCTTCATCAGCACGGAGGTCAACCCGCTGTGGCCGGTCGTCCACCAAACCCTCATCGGTTCTTCGGATGCGGTGGGGCAATCGCACCTCGCAGCAGATCCGGCCTCAGCTGAGTCCTACTATTTGCTCGGCAACCATTTCTTCCGGCACCATTTTGAGGAAGATCCCGCGCTAAAGCCGTTCAGAGCCGCGGTCGAGGAGATGGAAACATACGACTGGCCCCCGCTTTTCGACGAAACCCAGCTCGCCAAAAACGAGGTCCCCGCCACCGTCGCCCTCTTCGAGCGCGATATGTTCGTCCCTATTGACCTGGCAAAACAGGCGGCCTCCGCGATCGGCAATCTCACCGTCTGGACCCACCCGGAGTGGGACCACGACGCTATCTACAACCACGGACAAGAACTATTCCGCGCGATTCACGAGATATCGCCCGCCCAGGGGAACGAGGGCTGAGCGCCGGGGCGCGTGACCGCGAAAGCACCCACCTTCGCCGCGAAACGGGCGGCTTCCACGAGAGAATCGCCCTGAATGAGGCGGTGGCACAGCGCGCCCGTGAAGGCGTCGCCTGCGCCAACGGAATCGACAGACTCCACACGGGGAGATGCGACCCGCACGACTCCGCCGCCATTTCCCACCAGCGCCCCGTCTGCACCCAACGTGACGACGACAGAAGGAAATTCGCGCAACAGCTCGTCCGCACAGACCTCAGGCGAAGACTTCTTTCCGAGCACCAGCTGCGCCTCGTGCTCGTTGACGATCAGCGGATCGGCTCTTCGCAGAGCTTCCCGGTCCACCTCGATCACCGGCGCCAGATTCACCACCACGCGCCCGCGCGCCAGCTGGACCGCCCGCGCGAAACCATCCGCGGGGATCTCGCCCTGCAACAAAACAAGTTCCGCGTCGGCAATCAACGCAGCATGCTTATCGACGACACCTGCCCCCACCACACCGTTCGCCCCCGGCACCACCATCACGGTGTTCTCTCCGTCCGCCGCAACTGTGATGACCGCCAGTCCGGTCGGGGTGGGGGATGTCTCGACGGCTGTGAGGTCGACGCCGGCGTCGATAAGCAACTGCTTCGCGTCGTCGGCGTGCGCGTCGTTTCCTGTCGCCCCCACGAGCGCTACGGAGCTTCCCAGACGCGCCGCCGCGACGGCCTGGTTCGCCCCTTTTCCGCCGGGCGTGATGCCGCCGCCGCTGCCCAGCAGCGTCTCGCCGGGGTGGGGATGCCGCTGAACGTTAACGGTCAGATCGGCGTTGACGGAGCCGACCACGACGATGTTGAAAGCCATGCTTTTACCCTACGGAATCGCCGCGAGCAATTTCCTGGTGTACTCGTGCCGCGGGTTCGCCCACACCTCCTCGGTAGGGCCTGTCTCCACGATGCGGCCGTGGTGGAGCACCGCGATCGTCGGGCAGACCTGCCGGACAACGGACAGATCGTGGGACACGAAGACGAGGGTGACGTTGTCGTGGACGACCAGTTCGTCGATAAGCTCCAGCACCTGCGCCCGTACGGACACGTCGAGGGCTGAGACCGGTTCGTCCGCGATGAGGATCTCCGGGTGCGGGGCCGCGGCGCGCGCGATCGAGATCCTCTGCCGCTGGCCGCCCGAAAATTGGCTCGGGTAGCGGCCGCCAACTCCCTCAAGTCCGACCTGCGCGAGAACCTCGTCTGCCCGTGTGTCGCCTGCGCCCGCCTCCTTGATCGAATCGCGGACCGTGCGGCGCGGGTTGAGCGACGAGTACGGGTCCTGGAAGACCATCTGCAGGCCCCCGTCGACGTTCACCGTTCCCGAATCCGGTTGGTTGAGCCCCGAAATGATCCGCAGGAGCGACGTCTTGCCCGAGCCGGAACCGCCCACGATGCCGATCCGCTCGCCCTTGCGCACCGACAAGCTCACGTCGTCGAGCGCCACCGTGCCGCCGCGTCTCCAAGTCACGTTGCGCAATTCGATCGCCGGCCCGCCGGTCTCCCTGAGCTTCGCGGGAAGGCCCGGTTTCGACGCCGCCACCAACTGCGCGGTGTAGTCGACCTGCGGGTTATCCAAATCAGCGTCGGGGTCCACAATCTGTCCGTGCTTGAGCACAATGACCCGGTCGGTCATTTTCTTGATCACGGCGAGGTCGTGGGTGATGAACAGCAGCGCCATCCCCCGTTCCCGCACCAGTGTGTCCAGCAGGACGAGAATCTGCCGCTGCACCTCCACGTCGAGAGCCGTCGTCGGCTCATCGCAGATCAGCAGGTCCGGGTCGCCCGCGATGGCCATGGCGATCAGAACTCGTTGCCGCTGTCCGCCCGAAAGCTGGTGGGGGTACGCGTCCGTGCGGTCGACACCCACCTCTCGCAGAAGCTCGCGCGCCTTATGAATGGAGCACGCTTCCGCCACCTGGCGCTCCACCGTCATCAGCGGGTCGAGCGCCGTCATCGGCTCCTGAAAGACCATGGACACCGTCGAACCGCGCTGCTTACGCTTCACCCGCGGCGACGAGCCGATCATGTCCGTCCCGTTGAGCGTGACCGTCCCGGACACCGGGAGCCGCTCATCCAGCAGCCCCATGATCGTCAGGGCCGTCATCGACTTGCCGGAGCCTGATTCGCCGATCAGGCCGAGACGTTCGCCGGGCGCGATATCGAATGAGATCCGGTCTAGGATCCCGTCGATGCACACATCTTCAACATGCACGAGTGTCACCGGTGGGACCTCCTGTCAGCCACAGCATCGCCGAGCAGGTTGAAGCCCAGCACTGTCGCGGCGATGGCTAGACCCGGCCACAGCGCCAGGTGGGGAGCAGTGGAGAGGAATGCCTGCGACGACTGCAGCATCCGCCCCCAAGAGGCGTACGGCGCAGGCGTTCCCAGGCCCAGGAAAGACAGCCCCGCCTCCGCCAGGATCGCCAAAGCCAGCGCCACCGAGACCTGCACCGCCAGCGTCGCGGTGATATTCGGCAGCACATGCCGCCACGCAATCACGACCCCGGAGACCTTGGAGATCCGCGCCGAGAGCACGTAGTCCTGCGCCATCACCTGCAGCGTCCCCACCCGCGAGACACGTGCGAACCCGGGGATACCGGCGATGCCGATGGCCAGCACCACAATCCACATCGAGCTCCCGAACACCGCTGTGAACACGATGGCCAACAGCAGCGCGGGGAATGCCAGGAGCAAATCGTTGCCCCGCATGATCAGCCGCTCGGTCCAGCCGCGGCTCATGCCGGCCCACACTCCCAGCGGAACCCCGACCGTGGCAGACAGCGCGACCGACGCCACCGCGACTGTCAGCGTGGTCCGTGCCCCGTCCATCACGCGGCTGAGCACGTCGCGCCCGTACTGGTCCGTCCCCATCCAATGGGCGAGCGTTGATCCTTGCAGCCTCTCCGCCGGCACTGCGTGCACGGGGTCGTACGGAGTCCACACCATCGCGACCACAGCGAAGAGCACCGCCATACCGACGAACAGGAGGCCTAGCCACTTCCTCATGCCTGGCTCCTCAACCGCGGGTCGATGAACCTGTACAGCACGTCCACCACCAGTGTGACCGCCAGGGTGAACACGACGAGGAGCATCATGAGGGTCTGCACCGTGGTGAGGTCGCGGGTCGCCACCGCATCCAGCAGCATGGAGCCCAGCCCCGGAAGGGCGAACACGCGCTCGATGACCACCGCACTCACGATCAGAGTGGTGAACTGCAGTCCCGTGACTGTCAGCACAGGGAGAAACGCGTTGCGCAGGGCGTGCCGGTACAGCGCCTGGCGGGTGGACAGGCCCACAGCACGGGCGGTGCGGACATAGTCTTTGTCCAGTTCCTCGTTGACTGCGCTGCGCACATAGCGTGTGAGGATCGCTGCCTGAACAAGCGCCAGCGCGATCACCGGCAACACCAGATGCGCCAGGAACGCGCCGAATCCCGCGTTGGGCGGGACCCAACCGTTCGCCGGCAGCCAGCCCAACCACACGGAGAACACCACGACGGCGAGAATGCCCACGAGGAAGCTCGGTACCGCGATCCCGACCTGGGTCAACGCCGAAACAATCGCAGTGTCCAGCTTTCCGCGCCGCCGCACGAGATACGTGCCTAAAGGAACGGCGATGGCCATTGAGAGCACCATGGCGCTCACCGTCAGGATCAGGGACACCTGCATCCTGTCGATCACCAGGGGAGTGATGTCCTGCTTGCTCGTCAGGGAGGTACCGAAATCGCCCGTCAGCATTCCGCCGACCCAGTCGAAATACTGCACGACCAGCGGCCGGTCGGTGCCCAATTGCGACGCCAGTTTCGCCACGTCCTCTTCCGAGGCGGTCACACCTAGCGCGATCCGCGCCGGGTCGCCCGGAATTGCGCGCAGCAGCAGGAAGATGATCACGCTCGCGGCGAAGAGCAGCGACACGAAGCGTCCGACCGCCTTCATCCCCTAGTCACCTCCGCCAGGCTGAGTCCGTCAGTGACCACGTCCGGATCGACTCCTTTCACGCCGGGGGCGGTGACAACGATATTGGGCAGATTTGCCAGGGTCAGGGAGCCCGCATCCGCCATGATCGAGTCGACGGCGTCGTGCATGAACTCGATCTGCTGATCCGGGGTGCCGGCATCCGCCCCGGCGAAATCGTCCCGCACCACCTCGGAGTTGTACCCGACGTAGTACTCGGGGGAAAACAGCTGCGGCATATCGCGCGGTTCGACGTGCGCGATCAACGACGACTGGTAGTCCGCCTGTTTGAGCACCTGGTTCAGCCACACCGCGGGGAATTCGACGGTGGTCAGCTTCACCTCGAAGCCGACGTCCTTGAGCTGCGAGAAAATCAGTTCCGCCGCGTCCTGCGCGTACGGGAGGGACGGCACGGTCAACTCCACTTCTGGGGTTTTTCCCGCTAGAAGCTTGCGCGATTTGTCGGGGTCGTAGGGAAAATAATCGTTCCCCGTGAACCACGGGTCACTCGGCGCGACGGGGGCACCGCCGGTGTCAGCGGCCATGCCGGACCACACGATGTCGTTGAGCGCGTCCCTGTCGATCGCGTACGCAACCGCGCGGCGCACATCCGGGTCGTTGAACGGAACGGCTTTATTGTTCAAGCTCAGCAAAACCTCGCCGTTCGTCGTCCCCACATCCACGCCGAATTCACCGGGCAAAGTCTCCAGCAATTCGGGGGCCTGCAGCCCCCACACCACATCGACATCGCCCACGCGCAGGGCATTCACAGACGAAACAGCATCCGAGAAGTACCTGATCGCAGCGTCCTGCCGCGCGGGATCACCCCAGTAATCGTCGCGCGCCGAGAAGGAAATCGACTCGCCGAGCGCGAAATGATCGACGATGTACGGCCCGGTCCCCACAGGATCGGTCGCGAGCTTATCGATGCCTCCCGGAGCCATCATCGCCCCCGTCAGCGTCCCCATCGACCACAGCCAACTATTCGACGGGGTCTGAAGTGTCACCTTCAACGTCAGCGGATCGACGACCTCGACGCCACTGACTGGCGCCATCTGTGCGGACAACCCGTTCGTCCATTTTTCCCGCACGTAGTTGATTGAGAATGCGGCGGTCTCGGCAGTGAATTTCTCGCCGTTGGAGAAGGCCACACCGTCTTTGAGGTGGAACGTGTATTCGGTCCTGTCGTTGCTGATGTCCCAGCTTTCGGCGAGGAAGGGTTGAGGCTGGCCGGAGTCGTCGATACGCACGAGCGTCTCGTACACGTTGTTCATGAGCGCCTGCGGGATCGCGGCACCTCCGGTGGTGGTGAAATCGAGCGACGCGGGCGCCGACGTCGTGCCCACGACCACGCTGTCCGGTTCGATACGGCCGACATTCGATGCCGTGCTGCCGGCGGAACACGCAGACAGCAATCCGACCGAAAGTACCGCCATGACGGTACCGAGTGCTCTCATGTGCAAAAGGCTATTCTTGCGCTGCGGTGATCTCAAACCTCAACGGAATGGACGCACCCCGCACACTGCTGAGTTCGACCTTGACCATATCTCCGCGGTAAATATTCTCCGCGTATTCCACCGGTTCACCCTGGAATGTGAAACCCCTCATTTCCAGCCGCCAAACCGGGTCGCCTTCCGGAATTTCCAGAAGCTCCGCGTGCGTGGCGGTGGCCCTGTCCACTTGCGCGGTGCGGGACGCGTTGTCGATGACCACGCCGGCGTCGAAAAGCTGGTCGTGCACAGGTTCGCTCTCCGGGGTCAAAGCCAGGAACCGCTCGCCGAAGCGGAGGGGGAACACGAGCCTTTCGATGAGCACCGGTACCCCATTCGCCGAGCGCACGCGCACGATTTCCACGACGGGGTCGTTGACCTTCAGGTTGAGCGCCACAGCGATCTTCTCGCCGGCGGGCTCCCTCGCGACCCGGATGATCTTCTCGCCCGGGGTCTGGCCCGCTTCCGCGACGAGTGCGGATGCGGAGATGAGCGCGTTAAAGCTGTTCGTCTTCGGGGCCTCCAGCACGAGCGAGCGGCGGCCGCGGCCGGACGAGATCAGGCCCATGCCCCGCAGGTTCGCCACAGCTTGGCGCACGGGGCCGCGCGAAGTGTCGAATTGCGCGCACAGCTCCGCCTCGGAGGGGAGAGGATCGCCCGGTGCGAGGGTTCCGTCATCGATCAAGCCGCGGAGATAGTCCGCGATTTCCTCGTGCTGCTGTCGGCGTGCGATGGGAATTCTCCTGGCTCGAACTTGTCAAACTGTCTAAACTTTACCCGACAACCTCTCGCTAGAGTACAAAAACACCGACATAAATATTCATCTAGACTGCGCCGGAAACGATCTCCATTGCCCGGACCGCCTCGTCGTGGGTGGGGGACTGGAACGAAACCATCAGCTCGTCCGCCTTCGCGTGCGCCGCGAAATTCTCCAGGTAGTCCGCGACCTGCTCGCCAGTGCCTTGCGCGGTGTAGCGCAGCATACCGACGATCTGCTGGCCCTGCGGCGAGGCCATCACATTGTCCAGCTGTTCTTCGGTGAGGGTCCGCCCCTGGCGTCCCAGGAGCGCGCGCACCCTCGCGCGGTGGACAAGTTCTGTCTGGCGCGCGGCGTCCGCTGCGCTATCTGACGCAGTGACATTCACTGCGGCGATCACGTACGGCTCCGGGTGCCGCTCGGAGGGCTGGTAGTTCTCGCGGTAGTAGGTCGTCGCCGCCTCCAGGTGCGTCGGTGCGAAGTGGGAGGCGAATGAATACGGTAGCCCCAGCTTCGCCGCCAATGTCGCCCCGAACATCGAAGATCCGAGAATGTACAGCGGCACATTCGTTCCGGCTCCCGGCATGGCGGTCACACCCGGCACCACCGAATTCCCGGCGAGATAGCCCTGGAGCTCCAAGACATCGTCCGGGAAATTTTCCGCCGCCATCGGATCCCTGCGGAGGGCCCGCCCAAGAGTGTTCTGGTCTGTGCCGGGTGCGCGTCCGAGACCCAGGTCAATGCGGTCCGGGTACAGCTCGGCGAGCATGCCGAACTGCTCCGCAATCACATACGGGGAGTGGTTGGGAAGCATGACGCCGCCAGCACCGAGACGAATCTTCTCGGTCTTGGCGGCGATATGGGAAATGAGCACCGCCGGCGACGACGATGCGATCGACGGCATGTTGTGGTGCTCGGCGTACCAGACGCGGTCGTACCCCAGCTTCTCCGCTGTCTGGGCGAGTTCGACTGAGCGGGCCATGGATTGGCCCGGCGTCTCATCGTCGCGGACAGTGCAGAAATCCAGCAGGGACAGCGGGGTCATGGTGGTCCTTCCGTTCGGGGATTCTTGTCACCCCGTGCAACGTGACGGAAGGCCACCTCATTCCACCTATACGTTCTGCGCTTCGGCCTCCTCCAAAGAGTCGCCGTCAACGGTGCGCTGTGTACCGATTTCGAGCGGGGCATGCGGTTTCGCGAAGTCGATGATGACACCGATCGCGAATGCCACTGCCGTCGGCAGCAGCCAGCCCAGGTCGTAGTCCTGCATCGGCGACCAGTCGACCAGAGGCGACAGAGCGTCTGCGCCCCAGCCGAGAGAAGTGAAGGTGGAGATCAGGGACCAGACCACCGCCACCCAGATTGGCAGGAAGAAGCCCCAGCGCAGGCGCGTGCGGCGACGGAATGCCGGCTCGATCAGGGTGACGAAGATCAGGGCGATCGCCGGCGGGTACAGGAAGCCGATGACGGGGCCGGCAATCGAGATGACGAAGTCGAGGCCCTGCGTCGACATGACGGCGGATGCAACGGCGAAGATGACCGCCCAGGTGTGGTAGGAGCCGGCGAATTGCTGGGAGAAGTACTCGGCGGTCGAGGTGATGAGGCCGATAGCGGTAGTCATGCAGGCGAGCACAACGATGAGCGCGAAAACGGTCTGGCCGGGGCGGCCCATGAGCTGGAGTGCTGCGTCGGCAAGCAACGGCGCTCCGGAGTCGTACTGCCCGGCGTCCGGCATCGCGCGGCCGATCAGGCCGAGGCCCAGGTAGATCAGGGCGAGCAGGATGCTGGCGACGACCGCGGCGAGGATCGTGCCGCGGACAAGCGGCTTGCCTTCCTCGAAGCCCTTGAAGCGCAACGAGGAGATAACCACGATGGAAAATGCCAGCGCAGCGATCGAGTCCATGGTCAGGTAACCCTCCAGGACACCCGTCGGGTAAGCGCTGGAAGCGTAGTCCTCGCTCGGCGAGTAGTGCTGGTTCGTCATCGTGAACAGAGCCATGCCGATCATGACGGTCAGCAGGACCACCAGCGCCGGTGTGAGGAACTTACCCAGGGTGTCGGTGATGCTGTTCGGGTTCCAGGAAATTGCGAGCGCGATGCCGAAAAATACG encodes:
- a CDS encoding type II toxin-antitoxin system PemK/MazF family toxin — its product is MKFLRRFADRTTALDQGLEILNDRMGNSPTSQRRRAARARVVPTGEISRNIFYAPDMDGQAEPGEVVWFNIPTVPLRERALLVVGRDHHDVLGLLISANEDHADEANWLPIGCGEWNPSGEPCWVRLDKTLYVPETDLRRRGALFPARLFEHIAEHLRKRFDWA
- the lepA gene encoding translation elongation factor 4; this encodes MAKTSTNFALTTFTDPAQIRNFCIIAHIDHGKSTLADRILQLSNVVEARDMRDQYLDNMDIERERGITIKAQNVRLPWTTKDGQQTILQMIDTPGHVDFSYEVSRSLDACEGAILLVDAAQGIEAQTLANLYMAMENDLEIIPVLNKIDLPAADPEKYAGEIAHIIGCEPEEVLRVSGKTGEGVAELLDKVVELIPPPTSLAEEGADAPARALVFDSVYDTFRGVVTYIRMIDGKLESGQKVTMMNTGVTHDILEIGIVSPTMQKTKGLGPGEVGYLITGVKDVRETRVGDTVTWASKGASEPLAGFEDVKPMVYSGLFPVSQEDFPTLRESLEKLQLNDASLTWEPETSVALGFGFRCGFLGLLHMEITRDRLEREFDLDLISTAPSVTYRVIAEDGSESLVHNPSDWPGGKLQEIYEPVVNMTLIVPQEFVGATMELCQSKRGQMKNMEYLSEERVELRYIMPLGEIIFDFFDMLKSRTKGYASLNYEEAGEQPADLVKVDILLQGDPVDAFSAIVHRDSAQWYGNKMTKKLKELIPRQQFEVPVQAAIGSKIIARENIRALRKDVLSKCYGGDISRKRKLLEKQKAGKKRMKSIGSVTVPQEAFVEALSTDEE
- a CDS encoding ATP-binding protein, whose amino-acid sequence is MRAFPRDDYLDFLRRVHERDLVRIITGVRRCGKSTLLELYREELVASGADPRSILTINFEDAANDALRSPDAFLLHVLEQVEVNSVRYLHVDEVQELGDWSRVVNSLRVNPGLEICVTGSNATMFSGESLTYLAGRYIELHMLPLSLAEFRRFRKDSGSSAEAYRTWMDIGGFPAAVLAGDPDITDQINSSLFDSIFTRDIATRGQIRDTEVFLRVARFVFDNAGSPLSTNKISSHLKSQGYSSSPESVDRYLGLMEDAHLIYRCSRYDTQGKQWLKTNGKFYFVDPGLRTALLGSRDVNRGHDLENMVYLELRRRRYRVSTGHSKNAEIDFVATRGKDTAFIQVAYSTDDASTLERELRPLAANADRARTYLITADRIPPSTGSVTWIDAFEFLAGAPLD
- a CDS encoding alpha/beta fold hydrolase codes for the protein MFSTIIPPNASTREHELKVPWDRTNSDLGTFTLFARELYTDESLPPLLFLQGGPGNPAPRMVQGWIPEALKHYRVFLLDERGTGRSGKIDKGTPDLIRPEILSKLRCPDVVADAEDLRRHLGFETWDVLGNSFGALCVGAYLSFAPEGLGRAFLTGALPHIGWTPDEYNEITLNLVDKRCQEFYDAVPFAEENVRKVCAHLQETDEFLPTGEKLSANRFRFIGVALGAEFGFTMLANLLESPFYEHEKRLRKDFLAQVSGFISTEVNPLWPVVHQTLIGSSDAVGQSHLAADPASAESYYLLGNHFFRHHFEEDPALKPFRAAVEEMETYDWPPLFDETQLAKNEVPATVALFERDMFVPIDLAKQAASAIGNLTVWTHPEWDHDAIYNHGQELFRAIHEISPAQGNEG
- a CDS encoding ribokinase, with the protein product MAFNIVVVGSVNADLTVNVQRHPHPGETLLGSGGGITPGGKGANQAVAAARLGSSVALVGATGNDAHADDAKQLLIDAGVDLTAVETSPTPTGLAVITVAADGENTVMVVPGANGVVGAGVVDKHAALIADAELVLLQGEIPADGFARAVQLARGRVVVNLAPVIEVDREALRRADPLIVNEHEAQLVLGKKSSPEVCADELLREFPSVVVTLGADGALVGNGGGVVRVASPRVESVDSVGAGDAFTGALCHRLIQGDSLVEAARFAAKVGAFAVTRPGAQPSFPWAGDIS